A region from the Latilactobacillus curvatus JCM 1096 = DSM 20019 genome encodes:
- a CDS encoding IS30-like element ISLpl1 family transposase, with protein MSSITYSERIKIETFCELGLSNIQMGVRLNRSPSTISYELSRCQPYQAELAQTDAEYKRSRCGRKTKLSDELKQKILNHLRLSWSPGMIAHEFKLATKSIYNWLNQGRIGFSLNDLPEHGVRQRRNVDQRSKYNQSLGRSIEQRPMMINQRKRIGDFELDTVVGPRGHSKAVLLTLIDRKSRFLWAYRLKDRTTATVNEALTKFLTTFNGPVHSFTVDRGTEFSGLVSLESQYGIKTYYCHAYTPAERGSNERFNRNLRYFYPKGTRFEHISAQDLTTTLLQINQRPLKILDWQTPYQVMLTNLSKNSD; from the coding sequence TTGTCTAGTATAACCTATTCCGAACGAATTAAAATCGAAACCTTTTGTGAACTAGGGCTGTCCAATATCCAAATGGGCGTTCGGCTGAACCGATCACCGTCAACAATTTCTTATGAATTATCTCGATGTCAACCTTATCAGGCTGAATTAGCACAAACAGATGCCGAATACAAGCGATCACGATGTGGTCGGAAAACTAAGCTGAGCGATGAGTTAAAGCAAAAAATTCTCAACCATTTACGTCTAAGCTGGTCACCAGGAATGATTGCTCACGAATTTAAACTAGCTACTAAATCTATTTATAATTGGCTAAATCAGGGGAGAATTGGTTTCTCCTTGAATGATCTACCTGAACATGGCGTACGCCAACGGCGTAACGTTGACCAACGATCCAAATATAATCAATCTTTGGGGCGATCAATTGAACAGCGTCCCATGATGATTAATCAACGTAAGCGCATCGGCGATTTTGAACTAGATACAGTCGTTGGTCCTCGTGGGCATAGTAAGGCAGTTTTATTAACTTTAATCGATCGCAAATCACGGTTCCTTTGGGCATACCGGTTAAAAGATCGGACGACAGCGACTGTTAATGAAGCACTAACTAAGTTCCTAACCACTTTTAATGGTCCGGTGCACAGCTTTACTGTGGACCGTGGCACTGAGTTTAGTGGGCTAGTATCACTTGAATCACAATATGGTATTAAGACCTATTACTGCCATGCTTATACGCCAGCTGAACGTGGTAGTAATGAACGCTTTAATCGGAATTTACGTTATTTTTATCCTAAAGGGACTCGTTTTGAGCACATTAGTGCTCAAGATTTAACGACGACGTTACTCCAAATTAACCAGCGACCGCTTAAAATACTCGACTGGCAAACACCGTATCAGGTTATGCTGACAAATTTGTCCAAAAATTCGGATTAA
- a CDS encoding D-alanine--D-alanine ligase family protein has protein sequence MKIVVLAGGRSTERNVSLTSGHKITNALQTKGHDVAFVDLFLGNDLHDVASIDDLYSSTPVEKDYDISDEVLTDDAINALRTDGSTQLFGPNVLEICKTADIVFLALHGGDGEDGKVQAVLDLFGIPYTGSDTLAAGITMSKKVSKEILLYNQIPTARFVAAYRDQPMPEIPFEYPVVVKPSNGGSSVGTHIVHNEAELQPAVEDALRFDREALIEEFIKGREFSLGVINGQPLPAIEIVVNDGWYDFEHKFVTGNTTQFVTPPNDLPDDVHEAMKQMALDAMQALGLTNYARIDFFWSPENGLHVIEGNTLPGMTPLSLIPQEAEVLGISYPDLCEMIVQGKLELLKAK, from the coding sequence ATGAAAATTGTTGTCTTAGCGGGCGGGCGTAGTACCGAACGTAACGTTTCATTAACGTCTGGACACAAAATTACCAATGCATTACAAACGAAAGGCCATGACGTTGCTTTCGTTGATCTTTTCTTAGGAAATGATTTGCACGACGTCGCATCAATCGATGATCTTTATTCTTCAACACCTGTTGAAAAAGATTACGACATCAGCGACGAAGTTTTAACAGACGACGCCATCAACGCATTACGTACTGATGGTTCAACACAACTCTTTGGCCCGAATGTCTTAGAGATTTGTAAAACTGCTGATATTGTCTTCCTCGCACTTCATGGTGGCGATGGCGAAGACGGTAAAGTCCAAGCGGTTCTCGATCTCTTTGGAATTCCTTATACCGGTAGTGACACACTCGCAGCAGGTATTACAATGAGTAAAAAGGTTTCAAAGGAAATCTTATTATATAACCAAATTCCAACTGCTCGGTTTGTCGCTGCTTATCGCGACCAACCCATGCCAGAAATCCCATTTGAGTACCCTGTCGTGGTAAAACCAAGTAACGGTGGCTCAAGTGTTGGGACACATATCGTGCACAACGAAGCTGAGTTACAACCAGCTGTCGAAGATGCGCTTCGTTTCGACCGCGAAGCTTTAATCGAAGAATTCATTAAAGGTCGCGAATTCTCACTTGGCGTGATTAATGGTCAACCATTACCTGCCATCGAAATCGTCGTTAATGACGGTTGGTATGACTTTGAGCACAAATTCGTGACTGGAAATACCACTCAATTTGTCACACCACCAAACGATTTACCTGATGATGTGCACGAAGCCATGAAACAAATGGCACTTGATGCTATGCAAGCACTTGGCTTAACGAACTACGCCCGCATCGACTTCTTCTGGAGTCCTGAAAATGGCTTACACGTGATCGAAGGAAATACATTACCTGGGATGACGCCACTTTCATTAATTCCACAAGAAGCAGAAGTGCTTGGTATCAGTTATCCTGATCTTTGCGAAATGATTGTTCAAGGTAAATTAGAACTCCTTAAAGCAAAATAG
- a CDS encoding Hsp20/alpha crystallin family protein, whose product MANELMNGRQNWLDNFGGDDWFKNFGQQLLAMSPETDNLLKTDVKETDKDYQLAVDLPGLDKKDIHVDYQDNTLKISAKRDSFADHSDSQGNIVQSERHYGRFSRQFYLPGVNRDQIDAQYQDGVLQLMLPKLSESDQPTNPIEIR is encoded by the coding sequence ATGGCAAACGAATTAATGAATGGTCGTCAAAATTGGCTAGATAATTTTGGTGGAGATGATTGGTTCAAGAATTTCGGTCAGCAATTATTGGCAATGTCGCCTGAAACGGACAACTTACTCAAAACAGATGTTAAAGAGACCGATAAGGATTACCAATTAGCGGTTGATTTACCAGGACTGGACAAGAAAGATATTCACGTGGATTATCAAGATAATACATTGAAGATTAGTGCTAAACGTGATAGTTTCGCTGATCATAGTGACAGTCAAGGCAATATCGTTCAAAGCGAACGGCATTATGGGCGCTTTAGCCGGCAATTCTACCTACCTGGTGTCAACCGGGATCAAATCGATGCGCAATATCAAGATGGCGTCTTACAATTAATGTTACCGAAGTTAAGTGAATCAGACCAACCAACGAACCCAATTGAAATTCGTTAA
- a CDS encoding helix-turn-helix domain-containing protein produces MAEKLFVLSGYLKGHDLKQQVVADVLGKTLTTANRKIRGKIPFTVKEIQLLHDRLGIPIDVFF; encoded by the coding sequence GTGGCAGAAAAATTATTTGTTCTATCAGGTTATTTAAAGGGTCATGATTTGAAACAGCAAGTTGTTGCTGATGTATTGGGCAAAACATTAACGACGGCTAATCGTAAGATTAGAGGGAAGATTCCATTTACCGTCAAAGAAATTCAATTACTACATGACCGCTTGGGAATTCCAATCGACGTGTTTTTTTAA
- a CDS encoding AI-2E family transporter, producing the protein MSLYQKFVTNQQLRRVVVLLTLIGVIYVSRSMMNIILLTFIFTFLVTQLVRKVQQYSKIPPAAVVVPLYMLVIFLVYLAVTIYVPQIAKQSIKLGESVYNFYQSPSFDANQFMRTIGDYMKQFNLTDQLKHGVSTIVNYITGIGTMGVTIVLSFILSFFYTIELDRLPQFGKLFLKSTYGWFFQDIMYFAKKFVNTFGVVIEAQIFIAIVNTVLTTITLTVMKMPNIPSLAIMIFLLSMVPVAGVIVSCIPLCIIAFSVGGIQYVVYILVMILVIHALEAYVLNPRFMSSKTQLPIFFTFVVLFVAERFLGTWGLIVGLPIFTFFLDVLGVKTIQKSGKKQKKAAN; encoded by the coding sequence GTGAGTTTATATCAAAAATTTGTGACGAATCAGCAGTTAAGACGAGTTGTAGTGCTCTTAACGTTGATTGGGGTCATCTATGTGTCACGCTCGATGATGAATATCATTTTGCTGACGTTCATCTTTACTTTTTTAGTGACTCAATTAGTACGAAAGGTCCAACAGTATTCAAAAATTCCGCCCGCAGCTGTGGTTGTGCCGCTTTATATGTTGGTGATTTTTTTAGTGTATCTAGCAGTAACGATTTATGTGCCACAGATTGCTAAACAGTCAATTAAATTAGGCGAGAGTGTCTATAATTTCTACCAAAGTCCATCATTTGATGCGAATCAATTTATGCGAACCATTGGGGATTACATGAAACAGTTCAACTTGACGGATCAGTTGAAACACGGTGTATCAACAATCGTTAATTACATCACCGGAATCGGAACAATGGGCGTCACAATTGTCTTATCGTTTATTTTGAGTTTCTTTTACACAATTGAGCTAGACCGATTACCGCAGTTTGGAAAACTCTTTTTGAAGAGTACTTACGGCTGGTTCTTCCAAGATATCATGTATTTTGCTAAAAAATTCGTGAATACCTTTGGCGTGGTAATTGAAGCCCAAATCTTCATTGCAATTGTGAATACAGTGTTAACAACGATTACGTTAACGGTAATGAAAATGCCTAATATTCCGAGTTTAGCCATCATGATTTTCCTATTGTCGATGGTACCGGTCGCAGGAGTCATCGTTTCATGTATCCCATTGTGCATTATCGCCTTTTCAGTCGGCGGAATTCAGTATGTGGTTTATATATTGGTGATGATTTTAGTCATTCATGCCCTAGAAGCATATGTTTTGAATCCGCGATTTATGTCGAGTAAAACACAGCTGCCAATTTTCTTTACATTTGTTGTTTTATTTGTAGCAGAACGTTTCTTAGGAACTTGGGGGTTAATTGTTGGATTACCAATCTTTACGTTCTTTTTAGATGTACTAGGTGTGAAGACCATTCAAAAATCGGGTAAAAAACAAAAAAAAGCGGCTAATTGA
- a CDS encoding universal stress protein — protein sequence MTEKRQLNIEVESMHYQKLLIAIDDDDTTSSKRAFNYACTLAKAYQIPLGIVSILETGDLNIYQSLSPNVVEGRREEIATDLDVYVQKAKEFGVEDVTPILNEGNPGHVIVEEVIPSFQPDLVICGSKTKPSKHLIGTHASYLAKYAPCSVTVVR from the coding sequence ATGACAGAAAAACGCCAATTAAATATCGAAGTTGAATCAATGCACTATCAAAAATTATTAATTGCTATCGATGATGATGACACAACCTCATCCAAACGGGCCTTTAACTATGCTTGTACGCTTGCTAAGGCCTATCAAATTCCATTAGGGATTGTCAGCATTTTGGAAACCGGCGATTTGAACATTTATCAATCACTCTCACCAAACGTGGTTGAAGGGCGCCGAGAAGAAATCGCAACCGATCTAGATGTTTATGTTCAAAAAGCGAAAGAATTCGGGGTTGAAGATGTGACGCCGATTTTAAATGAAGGTAATCCAGGACACGTGATTGTTGAAGAAGTGATTCCTAGTTTCCAACCAGACTTGGTCATCTGTGGTTCAAAGACGAAACCATCTAAACATTTAATCGGGACACATGCGAGCTATTTAGCGAAATACGCGCCATGTTCAGTCACAGTTGTACGGTAA
- a CDS encoding SAM-dependent methyltransferase, translating to MLEKTFYKKLLQHSFDFPVTVNYWDGSSETYGSGEPEVAITFKKAIPIKQLSSNASLALGEAYMAGDLEVTSNTTDTPLQKLLTAAYTSADSFMRNSRYIHLIPKQSHSEKASKKDIQSHYDLGNDFYQLWLDKTMTYSCAYFEKPTDDLETAQINKVHHILRKLNPQPNRTLLDIGCGWGTLMLTAAKEYHLKVVGITLSQEQYDFVQQRINDEGLSDVASVQLVDYRELKHAPFDYITSVGMFEHVGEENLGAYFQDIADYLTDDGVALLHGITRQQGGARNAWINKYIFPGGYVPGLVENTQHIINAELQIADMEPLRRHYQKTLEIWTANFNAQKDVILPKAGPEFVRMWDLYLQACASSFESGNIDVIQYLVSKGPSARDLPMTREYMYD from the coding sequence ATGTTAGAAAAAACTTTTTATAAGAAACTACTACAACACTCTTTTGATTTCCCTGTTACCGTCAACTATTGGGACGGTAGCTCCGAAACCTATGGTTCTGGAGAGCCTGAAGTAGCGATTACTTTTAAAAAAGCGATTCCCATCAAACAATTGTCCAGCAACGCATCATTAGCCCTCGGCGAAGCGTACATGGCTGGCGACCTTGAAGTGACAAGTAATACAACAGATACCCCACTTCAAAAACTATTAACGGCGGCTTACACTAGCGCAGACAGTTTCATGCGTAATAGTCGCTACATTCATCTGATTCCAAAACAATCGCATTCAGAAAAGGCAAGTAAAAAAGATATCCAAAGTCATTACGATTTAGGGAATGACTTCTACCAACTTTGGTTGGATAAAACAATGACTTACTCATGTGCTTATTTTGAAAAACCAACTGATGATTTAGAGACAGCACAAATTAATAAAGTGCACCATATTTTACGCAAGCTCAATCCACAACCTAACCGAACATTGCTCGACATCGGCTGTGGTTGGGGCACCCTCATGTTAACCGCCGCTAAAGAATATCATCTCAAAGTGGTCGGGATTACCTTGAGTCAGGAACAATATGATTTCGTTCAACAACGGATTAATGACGAGGGCCTTAGCGATGTTGCTAGCGTCCAACTTGTTGACTATCGCGAACTCAAACACGCCCCATTCGATTACATTACCAGTGTTGGGATGTTTGAACACGTTGGTGAAGAAAATCTTGGTGCCTACTTCCAAGATATCGCTGACTACCTCACTGATGATGGGGTTGCCCTCCTTCATGGGATTACCCGTCAACAAGGCGGTGCGCGCAATGCCTGGATTAATAAGTATATTTTCCCAGGTGGCTATGTACCCGGTTTAGTTGAAAATACACAACACATTATCAATGCCGAACTACAAATTGCCGACATGGAACCCCTCCGGCGCCATTATCAAAAAACGCTGGAAATCTGGACTGCTAATTTTAACGCCCAAAAAGACGTCATTTTACCAAAAGCAGGTCCAGAATTCGTCCGCATGTGGGATCTCTATCTCCAAGCATGTGCCTCATCGTTTGAATCTGGGAACATTGATGTCATTCAATACCTCGTATCAAAAGGCCCCAGCGCAAGAGACCTCCCAATGACAAGAGAATATATGTATGATTAG
- a CDS encoding helix-turn-helix domain-containing protein, with translation MFGQLLHDKRTAKNLTMQQLADLLSAKYNTKISSSMIFRWEKGAAPSLKALFIVAIELQIDLNQLATLVADPNRVN, from the coding sequence ATGTTCGGACAATTACTACACGATAAGCGAACTGCTAAGAATCTAACAATGCAACAGCTCGCCGATCTACTCAGCGCAAAATATAATACCAAGATTAGTAGCTCAATGATCTTCCGGTGGGAAAAAGGCGCTGCCCCATCACTAAAAGCATTATTTATTGTTGCTATCGAATTGCAAATCGATCTTAACCAATTGGCCACCCTTGTTGCGGATCCTAACCGCGTCAATTAG